The following proteins are co-located in the Trichormus variabilis 0441 genome:
- a CDS encoding PrsW family glutamic-type intramembrane protease: MTGKNARHNAFLRLVSGNGAAFGSESRYSLTSKEVVIGRDPSCQVVLDAMMYRMVSRRHAVVRPVASSVDSKFSWVLCDLNSANGTYLNGQRLYGCQELHAGDRISLGADGPQFLFEYAVAPQPTIITNQVAPLPSAKHPPKPDSVSFTQLFPIISTGKDLTRKAYLVPGILTVVFVVLMFATVGRPQANQVIVATYIALAAYYFIYQLCGKPKPWWVLVGAALSTTLILLSPLLNLFIFIFREVLPGSVPPIDQPVSSLTELFVGYFFGAGLMEELLKALPILGVYLIALGLPPAWRERVGVWEPLDGILLGTASAVGFTLLETLGQYVPAASLQAGTEVGLQVLIARILGLPAGHMAYSGYLGYFIGLAALKPRHAKQILAVGYLSAAALHALWNTAGHSNNLLLVVVGVLSYAFLMAAILKARALSPTRSQNFATRFLDPK, from the coding sequence ATGACAGGCAAAAACGCAAGACATAATGCTTTTCTGCGGCTAGTGTCTGGTAACGGAGCAGCATTTGGGTCAGAATCTCGCTACTCGCTTACCAGTAAAGAAGTGGTAATTGGACGTGACCCCAGCTGCCAAGTTGTTTTAGATGCCATGATGTATCGGATGGTATCCCGTCGTCATGCTGTGGTTCGTCCCGTTGCTTCATCTGTAGATAGCAAATTTAGCTGGGTACTTTGTGATTTGAATAGTGCCAACGGTACTTATTTAAATGGTCAACGCTTGTACGGATGTCAGGAGTTACACGCAGGCGATCGCATTTCTTTGGGTGCTGATGGGCCACAATTCCTGTTTGAGTATGCAGTCGCTCCCCAACCGACAATCATCACCAACCAAGTTGCACCCCTACCCTCAGCCAAGCACCCCCCTAAACCAGATTCGGTGAGCTTCACCCAGCTGTTTCCGATTATTTCTACTGGTAAGGATTTAACACGCAAAGCTTATCTTGTCCCCGGAATACTGACAGTAGTATTTGTGGTGTTGATGTTTGCAACGGTGGGTAGGCCACAAGCCAATCAAGTGATCGTCGCAACTTATATAGCTTTGGCTGCTTACTATTTTATTTACCAACTTTGCGGCAAGCCTAAACCTTGGTGGGTGTTAGTTGGTGCGGCTTTGAGTACAACCCTGATTTTGCTTAGTCCCTTATTAAATTTATTTATTTTCATTTTTCGGGAAGTCCTTCCTGGTAGCGTACCACCCATAGATCAGCCTGTCAGCAGCCTCACAGAATTATTTGTGGGGTACTTTTTTGGGGCTGGCTTAATGGAAGAATTACTCAAAGCTTTGCCCATATTGGGAGTATATCTAATTGCTTTGGGACTACCACCCGCTTGGCGAGAACGTGTCGGTGTTTGGGAACCTTTGGATGGTATTCTCTTGGGAACTGCTTCGGCTGTAGGCTTTACCTTATTGGAAACTCTGGGACAATATGTACCGGCTGCGTCCTTACAAGCAGGTACAGAAGTGGGTTTACAAGTCTTGATTGCTCGCATCTTAGGCTTGCCAGCAGGCCACATGGCTTATAGTGGTTATTTGGGATATTTCATCGGTTTAGCTGCTCTTAAACCCCGTCATGCTAAACAGATTCTCGCAGTTGGTTACCTCAGTGCCGCCGCACTTCACGCTTTATGGAATACAGCCGGACACAGTAATAATTTGCTCTTAGTTGTTGTTGGGGTTTTGTCTTATGCTTTCTTGATGGCAGCGATTCTGAAAGCCAGAGCTTTATCACCAACGCGATCGCAAAATTTTGCCACTCGTTTTCTTGATCCTAAATAG
- a CDS encoding class II aldolase/adducin family protein, protein MSVFSRPLPPVFNSIEEERLHRKQRLAAAFRLFGKFGFSEGIAGHITARDPEFTDHFWVNPLGKYFGHIRVSDLVLVNRDGDVVKGDALINQAAFAIHSQIHEARPDVVAAAHAHSIYGKAWSSLGRLLDPLTQDACAFYEDHALLDDYTGVVLETSEGKRLAETLGNNKALILRNHGILTVGHTVDEAAFWYISLERSCQAQLLAEAAGQPKIIGHETARLTHSQVGEPKAGWFSFQPLYDRIVREEPELFD, encoded by the coding sequence ATGTCCGTATTTAGTAGACCCCTACCCCCCGTTTTTAACAGCATTGAAGAAGAACGCCTACACCGTAAACAGCGTCTAGCAGCAGCTTTTCGCCTGTTTGGCAAGTTTGGCTTCAGCGAAGGAATTGCAGGTCACATCACAGCTCGTGACCCGGAATTTACAGACCACTTTTGGGTAAATCCCTTAGGGAAGTATTTTGGACACATTCGAGTTTCGGACTTGGTATTGGTGAATCGAGATGGTGATGTGGTCAAAGGCGACGCACTCATAAATCAAGCTGCTTTCGCTATCCATTCCCAAATTCATGAAGCTCGTCCCGATGTCGTTGCGGCGGCTCATGCTCACTCAATTTATGGTAAAGCTTGGTCTAGTTTAGGTCGTCTACTTGACCCTTTAACCCAAGATGCTTGCGCTTTTTACGAAGACCACGCCTTGCTGGATGACTATACAGGGGTCGTTTTAGAAACTTCTGAAGGTAAACGACTGGCTGAAACCTTAGGTAATAACAAAGCGCTAATTTTGCGGAATCATGGCATTCTCACTGTGGGACACACAGTAGATGAAGCAGCATTTTGGTACATTAGCCTAGAGCGTTCTTGCCAAGCTCAACTACTAGCGGAAGCTGCGGGTCAACCTAAAATAATTGGCCATGAAACCGCCCGTTTAACCCATAGTCAAGTAGGGGAACCGAAAGCAGGTTGGTTTAGTTTCCAGCCTCTTTACGATAGAATCGTCCGCGAAGAACCTGAGTTGTTTGATTAG
- a CDS encoding SDR family oxidoreductase, with the protein MDLQLRGKVALVTAASKGLGKATAWQFAHEGAKVVISARSELVEKAAAEIASETGAEVLAVRADVTQPSDIERVINTTVERFGGLDILVTNAGGPPSGTFDETDLATWETAINLNLLSAVSLVKYALPHLRQSTAPAILTITSTSTKQPVKNLVLSNSIRLGVIGLTKTLSQELGKDQIRVNSTLPGWTYTGRVEELINARMAKTGQTKDAEVANINAAVPLGRMGRPEEFANVAVFLCSPAASFVNGVMLQVDGGLNAGTF; encoded by the coding sequence ATGGATTTGCAACTCAGGGGCAAAGTAGCCTTAGTGACAGCAGCCAGTAAAGGATTAGGCAAAGCTACAGCATGGCAATTTGCCCATGAGGGCGCAAAAGTGGTTATCAGTGCGCGCAGCGAGTTAGTTGAGAAAGCGGCGGCGGAAATTGCCAGCGAAACTGGTGCGGAGGTATTGGCTGTGCGTGCAGATGTTACTCAACCGAGTGACATCGAACGAGTTATTAATACGACAGTGGAAAGATTCGGTGGGTTAGATATCTTGGTGACAAACGCGGGTGGGCCACCGTCGGGTACGTTTGATGAGACGGATTTGGCAACCTGGGAAACAGCCATTAACTTAAATTTGCTCAGTGCAGTGAGCTTGGTCAAGTACGCCTTACCTCATTTGCGTCAATCAACTGCACCCGCAATTCTCACCATCACTTCCACCTCCACTAAACAACCAGTCAAAAATTTGGTGTTATCGAACTCGATTCGTTTAGGGGTGATTGGTTTGACAAAAACTCTGTCTCAAGAATTGGGCAAAGATCAAATTCGTGTCAACAGTACTTTACCAGGCTGGACATATACAGGACGAGTAGAAGAATTAATTAATGCCCGTATGGCTAAAACTGGTCAGACGAAAGATGCAGAAGTTGCTAATATTAATGCGGCTGTTCCCTTGGGACGAATGGGAAGACCAGAAGAGTTTGCTAATGTGGCGGTATTTCTTTGCTCACCTGCGGCATCATTTGTGAATGGTGTCATGCTGCAAGTAGATGGCGGACTGAATGCTGGAACTTTTTAA
- a CDS encoding KGG domain-containing protein — MSDTSKRGFASMDEDKQREIASKGGQAAHEKGTAHEFTPEEAREAGRKGGETVSQDREHMAEIGREGGKHSHGGGRKKQGGEESEDTEEIEDSGEEKQTRGGTKEQHSEAGKQRRKNTQKRK; from the coding sequence ATGTCAGATACAAGTAAACGTGGCTTTGCTTCTATGGATGAAGATAAGCAACGTGAAATCGCCAGCAAAGGCGGACAGGCTGCTCACGAAAAAGGCACTGCTCACGAATTTACCCCCGAAGAAGCTCGTGAAGCTGGACGCAAAGGCGGCGAAACTGTTAGCCAAGATAGAGAGCATATGGCGGAAATCGGCCGTGAGGGTGGTAAACATTCTCACGGTGGTGGACGCAAGAAACAAGGCGGCGAAGAAAGCGAAGATACCGAAGAAATTGAAGATAGCGGCGAGGAAAAGCAAACTCGTGGCGGTACAAAAGAACAGCACTCTGAAGCTGGAAAGCAGCGCCGTAAAAATACCCAGAAGAGGAAATAG
- the ligA gene encoding NAD-dependent DNA ligase LigA, whose translation MVQTHSEVKRVEELRRLLQQASYAYYVLDAPVMEDAVYDQLYRELQQLEIQHPELVTPDSPTQRIGERPATQFLSVRHNIPLYSLENAFNVEELQAWDQRWRRQVAPTEAEYVAELKIDGSAIALTYENGILVRGATRGDGVTGEDITQNVRTIRSIPLRLSFDGIENIGKVEVRGEAFLPLEVFKQINEERQKAGEQLFANPRNAAAGTLRQLDSKIVARRRLDFFAYTLHISGMDDASIANTQWEALELLQKMGFRVNSQHQLCQSLAEVADYYRYWDTERLNLPYMTDGVVLKLNSFKLQEQLGFTQRFPRWAVALKYPAEEAPTRVENIAVNVGRTGALTPLAQMRPVQLAGTTVSRATLHNSDRIAQLDIRIGDTVIVRKAGEIIPEVVRVLKELRPVDTQPFIMPTHCPVCGQPVVRETGEAVTRCVNASCAAILKGSIEHWVSRDALDIKGVGEKLVHQLVDKELVHSVADLYSLTNEQLFVLERMGEKSAQKLIEAIAQSKNQPWSRVLYGLGIRHVGSVNAQLLSEKYRAVAELSSAKQSDIAGIYGIGAEIAQSVYQWFRISANQRLIERLQAAGLQFANTEEISAVDNANLKLVGKTFVITGTLPTLKRDEAKALIQKAGGKITESVSKKTDYLVVGEDAGSKLEKAQTLGIKQLSEAELLKILA comes from the coding sequence ATGGTACAAACTCACTCTGAAGTCAAACGCGTAGAAGAACTACGTCGGTTGTTGCAACAAGCTAGTTATGCTTATTATGTCTTGGATGCACCCGTCATGGAGGATGCAGTTTATGACCAACTGTATCGGGAACTGCAACAACTAGAAATTCAGCATCCAGAATTAGTTACACCAGATAGTCCGACACAGCGCATCGGGGAAAGACCAGCGACACAGTTTCTCTCTGTGCGCCACAATATTCCCCTCTACAGTCTGGAGAATGCCTTTAATGTAGAAGAGTTGCAAGCTTGGGATCAACGTTGGCGGCGACAAGTAGCACCAACAGAGGCGGAATATGTGGCGGAACTGAAAATTGATGGTTCGGCGATCGCTCTCACTTACGAAAATGGTATTTTAGTCAGGGGTGCAACTAGGGGTGATGGGGTGACAGGGGAAGATATCACCCAAAATGTCCGCACTATTCGCTCCATTCCCTTGCGGTTAAGTTTTGACGGTATAGAAAATATTGGCAAGGTGGAAGTTAGGGGCGAGGCTTTCTTACCTCTGGAAGTGTTTAAACAAATCAACGAAGAACGACAAAAAGCCGGAGAACAGTTATTTGCTAATCCGCGCAATGCGGCGGCTGGTACACTCAGACAGCTAGATTCAAAGATTGTGGCGCGACGACGGTTAGACTTTTTCGCCTATACCCTGCATATTTCGGGGATGGATGACGCGAGTATTGCCAATACCCAATGGGAAGCCTTGGAGTTGTTGCAAAAAATGGGTTTTCGGGTGAATTCCCAGCATCAACTTTGCCAGTCGCTCGCAGAAGTTGCCGATTATTATAGATATTGGGATACGGAAAGATTAAATTTGCCCTACATGACCGATGGGGTAGTATTAAAACTCAATTCCTTTAAACTACAAGAACAGTTAGGTTTTACCCAAAGATTTCCCCGATGGGCAGTGGCGTTGAAGTATCCCGCCGAAGAAGCACCCACCCGTGTAGAAAATATTGCGGTGAATGTGGGGAGGACGGGGGCGTTAACACCATTGGCTCAAATGCGCCCGGTGCAGTTGGCGGGAACTACTGTGTCTAGGGCTACTTTACATAATAGCGATCGCATCGCTCAATTAGACATCCGCATCGGTGATACTGTCATTGTCCGCAAAGCCGGGGAAATCATCCCCGAAGTTGTCAGGGTACTCAAAGAATTGCGCCCGGTTGACACCCAACCATTTATTATGCCTACTCATTGTCCTGTCTGCGGACAGCCTGTGGTGCGGGAGACAGGGGAAGCGGTGACTCGTTGTGTGAATGCTTCCTGTGCGGCGATTCTTAAAGGCTCAATTGAACACTGGGTGAGTCGTGATGCTTTAGATATTAAAGGTGTGGGGGAAAAACTTGTACATCAGCTTGTCGATAAAGAATTGGTGCATTCCGTTGCCGACTTATATAGTTTGACAAACGAACAATTATTTGTATTGGAAAGAATGGGAGAAAAATCGGCACAGAAATTAATTGAGGCGATCGCTCAATCAAAAAATCAGCCTTGGTCACGAGTACTATATGGTTTGGGCATTCGTCATGTGGGTAGTGTCAATGCCCAATTATTGAGTGAAAAGTATCGCGCAGTCGCAGAATTATCGTCTGCCAAGCAGTCAGATATTGCAGGTATTTATGGCATAGGTGCTGAAATTGCCCAATCTGTTTACCAGTGGTTTCGGATTAGTGCCAATCAACGTTTAATTGAGCGTTTGCAAGCAGCAGGGTTACAATTTGCAAACACTGAAGAAATATCAGCCGTCGATAATGCTAACCTCAAATTGGTGGGTAAGACCTTTGTCATTACAGGGACTTTACCTACCTTAAAACGAGATGAAGCTAAGGCTTTAATTCAAAAAGCTGGGGGAAAAATAACGGAATCAGTTAGTAAGAAAACAGATTATTTAGTTGTGGGTGAAGATGCAGGTTCTAAGTTAGAAAAAGCGCAAACTTTAGGAATTAAACAGTTAAGTGAAGCTGAATTACTGAAAATTTTAGCTTAA